AGCAAAGTATTGCATTACATGATTTATTGCATAGTGTCCACTACAGTGTAAAAATTTAtaattctcataaaaaaaaaaacatttgagagcCACTGGTATATAGTATCAAACAGTGCAGTGCAAACAGTGTAGTGCACATTTAAGACAACAATATCCATAACATCAACATGTGCATCCTATGGCCAACAAAGGATGGACCCTTATTGGCAGGGGGAAGGGAACCAAGTTGTTGTGGAGGTTTTGTGCATATGTGTAATTAGAATGCTCTGACCTCTGGAAATCCTCGGGACCTCTTGAGTGACATTGTCACAATCAGTATCCTGTGAGGATACCCTTCTGCTCTCGGTTCTGCGTCAAGCTTGCGCAAATACCTCATTCATACACAGACAGTGGAATTGCGCCTGTCGCTATACGTAGGTCAAACAGAGCCAGCCCACTCAGAGCACTATTTAAGGGCCTCCCTTGCACAGTGCAGCGAAGTTTCAGACACACACTTGTTCTGCAGTCAGCGTGtgttctccatctctctctcctcctcctctctacCAGAGTTTCACCTGAAGGTATGATTTCAGTTGTTCCTTAGTTTTGAATGTGGAGTGTTGTATGCTTGGGTTTTCTGTGtaaaatcatgtttgtttgtttgttcattttttaaacagGTTACAGTTGTGTcaattattgtgtattatttaaaatgtgtgctCATGTTACATAGTCCCATAGTTTTGAATTTTAGTTTGTAGattttaattagaataaaaaagaTATGAAGTGAGTGAATGAGATGTGCTAGTGATGCAGGTTCGACAGAAATTTTGATTGAATCCATCTTCAGTTCCTATTGCTGTTGCTTCTTGGCTTGAATTCGAGAGTTATTTCAAGAGTTAtctaataaagagagagagagagagagagagagagagagagagaaataaagaaagaaagaaagaaagaaagaaagaaagaaggaaagaaagaaagaaagaaaaagaaagaaagaaagaaagaaagaaagaaagaaagaaagaaagaaaatgggtTTTACGTGAAACTGGTGAACTAAACAGAAAAACCCAGAGATGAGATTTACCCATATGACACGTTGCAGCCCAATTAGTTTGTATATCTGGTGTTTAATTCAAACATATTTACACCTTTTGTCTGTTTGTTCTGGATTTAGTATCTTGGATGGAGGCAGAAAAGACTAATTTCTTTTAGCAATCATTTCTCATTAAAGTGCATTTTGCAAAAGCTAATATGAATAGCATTTTAATGAAGCAATACTAAAGCTCtcaacacgtgtgtgtgtgtgtacatttcagCCATGAACAccggaatctgtgtgtgtgtgctgctggcTGCCCTCTCCACCAGCAGTTGCCTTTCTCTCCCTACACACTCAGAGGATGGGGGTCAGTCTGATCTCAGGACCGTAGCGGAACACACACGCCACACCCGTGCAGTGCCCTCCAGTGGACAACTCAGCCTGCTGCCCAACCCAGAGGATGATGAAGAGCCCCACAACAGCTTGACTGAACTCCTGGCCAGAATCATCTCCACCAAAGGTGGAATTCTCCTttcaaatgactttatttttactGAACATTTATAAATTGCCCTTCATGCATAAGATGTTATACCCTATAAACTATGATCATGCCATTTCAGTAGCACTCATTTGCATCAACTTTGGTCAGTCATATTTTCCTTTTCGAAATTTTCTATTGAACCTCTACACCAacatgaattatataataataacgtcacatacaaataataataataataataataataaatgtatttctttatttatatctaAATAGATAAACATATAAAGAATTTCTAAAGGTTTCTGGgcttaaatatatgaataaatttgtCTTTGTCCATCCATGTAGGTACATATCGCAGAAGTCCCTCTTCGAAAAGCAGGGCCATGGGCACCTCTCACAGAATAAAGGACAGAGATTACTTAGGATGGATGGATTTTGGCCGACGGAGTGCAGAGGAGTATGAATACTCCTCATAAGACCCATTCAACAAATCATAAGATTCAACCTGATTAGTCAATCATCTGTACAGAGTCACCCATTTTAATGTCACTCAAATCACAGTCTGAGAGCTTAGTCTAATGTAAATTTGTGTGTACAATGGCGATgatgcaatatataaatatatgtatccatctatatatatttattttgcagaaaaaaaaaaaacgagtgagAATGTAGTCTCTACTGCTTTTATTCTCATAAGTCATGTACATATGATTTTGTCCTCACTTTAGGCATATCACAGGTGTCTATGAATAAATCATTGCCTTAACTCACTCATCCAAAGTCTCATGGCTATCTTAATTCATTGTGTACTTGAAACATTGTGCAGgggaaaaattttaataaataaatcctgtgacATAGAAATATCCAAGTTTGACCAGTATAATATGCATTTTGGACCATTAAACAACGccaataaataacagaaaagtaaaaaacaagaagaaaattgGTAGAAGAAAAACTAAATCATCAGGGCATTTGTCCTTATTCCCATATTAGCTTTTCTTAGCTTTGTAGCTTTGATTTACTATCTTAGCTGAATCCACCTAGGGGCGGTGTTTGTAAATGGCATTTGCCATTTCCTAGCATTTAGAGTTCAGACAAAACATCATGATGATGATCATGGTAGGGGGGTGTGTTATGATGAGTGCTGCTGTTGATTGGATCTCACATCAGGATTATAGTTAGCATAGTTTATACCTGTGTTTTggtcattaaaatgtttctttattattttaacaacgGAAAAATCAAAATGGtagattttacaaaaatcatataaatgtatacatgtatgcattattgcaaaagtaatttttaaaaatgttctctttGTGAATTGTGCGCAATCGCAGTTTATGGTATCAATTATCATGCATCTTTTAGATTAGCTCCCACCTTGCCACtacccacttatgcaataaaaactgCGCAGGCAAGGTAagacaaatgtttttatatttaatgctgtTCACTGTGGATATTATTTAACAGTGCATCATGCACTTTGTTAAGGTATATGTGGATTTATCATTCAGGAATGTCCACAGGGAATTATGCCATACCCTAGGCTTTCATGAAACGCCAACACTGAGCCATTTGTGTGGTGTTGAGGGACGAAGCTAACAGATTACAGTTAACAATCTTATTATGAAAGCTTTCTCTTATTTGCCCCCCGAAGCTAAATGGCTAACATTACAGCACTATTGAAGTAACCTTCAAATCCAATTCTCTTTCTGTTGCCCAAGGGACCGATTAGAGCTCAGGCAATAATACCCGATTCTGCTGTGAGAACGtagtgagagacagagaaagaaacacaTGCAGTCGGTTAGACAGGGAGACAACTTTCCATGGTTTATTGTGCAAAACACTTGAGTTAGCACATAATAGATGAATCGTAGGCTGATGATTGCGAGTGAATGAAGGGCTACACCAAACAAAAAGAGCCATTATGCCACAGGTGTGCCTTAGTGAAAGAGATTTCATTTTGTTAGACAATATAAAGTGAACCAATAAATGCACACTTACACACAGTGCCAAACATGAAAAGGTTTGCAACCAGGGCAATTAAATGTGTTCTGGCAATGTAGACACATTGTCTGAGCCAACTAGCCAATTCCCTtatcaaataaaaccaaaaaaaaacaaaaacatggttactatcagaggcgtcatgcccattcaaacgCATTATAACCActcacacatgattctgttgagcttatgaatgcaatgaccaatcagaggcaagatgagtcatcgctgaatccctgaaattttgttcagtgtgtgcgTCGCTGACTGAATTCAGATCTCCGatgatctataaaggtgcaaaatgcatttactacaCATATTTGATAATTGAGATATTTCGAGATATCCCCTCCTCCCCATCCACTCGTGCCcccataaaaataataagtgcatGATGCCtctggttactatagttaaaccatggtaaccacaaattaaccacggttttgctacactaaccatagtttaaccatggtatttgtagtaaaactgtggttatacaaatggtaatcaatatgccacaaaagaaaaaaaaagaaaaagaaaaaataaaccatggttactacacttttactacaattaAATCATTGTTAATTTTTCGTAAAGGTAAAATTAGATTTATCTACTATGCCTAGTCCACTGTATCCAAATTTCCTGGATTATATAACAACATATTAGTCCTAACTGATTAACTTACAATTCACTTACTCTTTTAAGccaattattaaatttaatttaaagaattattatgaCTGGCATGATGGATTATGATGACTGGATGCAACAAACTGACATATATTATTTGGCAGAAATTATGTTGAATGGGTTATACACTGAGGTTTACTACTTGGGGTttaggagtttgttcaaatccctgaTCTAAATATGAGCAATTGAAATGTTGAATAGTTTGTCTCAGCAAACACTGCTAACCATTAATTAATATCTACtatacatttgtaataatgcTTACATTTTTGATACTGTCAATATGTTTCTTGCTAGAATTCTGTTTAGCATTGAACACTATTTTAACACATAGTCTAGTGCATGGGGTACCCAATCCTGTTACCATCCCTGCTCCAACACaactgtctgtaattatcaagttgTTACaatcaccagctggagtgcccgtGAACTCCTCTAGAGGGCACTCTATCCCGTACCTTTGCCATTCACCCCAGACTCTGTTTCCAAGGTTCCAtctgcctaggaactcattatcTATTGACACCTGTTCCATATCAGGGGCccgtttcaataaggaggttcaaccaactctgagttaaaacttgaactctgagttgacttatACTCTGAGATGGGAAACTGAATTTTCGGGTTCAGAAAAGCTGAATTGTATAAGTTCAGTCAACTCTGAGcaggttgactctgagtttagcgtGTGCACCACGACTATGAGAAGTCATGATCAATGGTGCTCCGAAATAACGATTCATCATGGCAACAGCTCCCGCCAAAAAGATGTATGCTTACTTCAGATACAATACAAGTTTAATTcttatcactgttataatatcacaggtgaaaactggcagaacTGTAGGTTATTGAActaataggctattcattttcatggtatctcatgggcaaaaaataaataaataaataaataaaataataatattaatttaagtgcatttttcttattttacaaatgatctgCCAACAGGGTAAGAAAAATATGCAGCGGCTATTTACACTATGTGGAATTAACATACTTTCTTAGCCATAGATCCtatttacagtaggctaagtgcaaatagctctaGATGCTATTTACAGTTAGTGAAAACATGATATTTTCTATTTACCATGTAAAAGTAGCAGTtctttgcaataagtgtaaataacaattagatgctatttatactttatactggtagatactatttgcac
The Cyprinus carpio isolate SPL01 chromosome A16, ASM1834038v1, whole genome shotgun sequence genome window above contains:
- the LOC109113693 gene encoding cholecystokinin; translated protein: MNTGICVCVLLAALSTSSCLSLPTHSEDGGQSDLRTVAEHTRHTRAVPSSGQLSLLPNPEDDEEPHNSLTELLARIISTKGTYRRSPSSKSRAMGTSHRIKDRDYLGWMDFGRRSAEEYEYSS